A single Eubalaena glacialis isolate mEubGla1 chromosome 18, mEubGla1.1.hap2.+ XY, whole genome shotgun sequence DNA region contains:
- the ARHGEF1 gene encoding rho guanine nucleotide exchange factor 1 isoform X4, which translates to MEAEDVARGAAPGPPRPGLVPVSIIGAEDEDFENELKTNPEEQNNQFQSLDQVKRRPAHLMALLQHVAMQFEPGPLLCCLHADMLGSLGPKEAKKAFGDFCHSFLDKCAILRVSVPPTVAFELDRTRPDLLSEDVQRQFVQEVVQTQQAAVSRQLEDFRSKKLMGMTPWEQELIQLGAWVGRDRASYEARERHLAERQLTHLEEMQHTISNDEEKSAAVVSAITLYMRHLGVRTKSGDKKSGRNFFRKKVMGNRRSEEPTKTKKGLSSFLDAARWNRGEPQGEVPSLGPAPTSPCCPHLMVPSLVSAPDFRHLKVEADGEKPGLTERKGGLGVPSRDRNVGAPGQDTPGVPLHPLSGDSPDREPGVDALPELGDPPPQGPASLEPAAPLESTEEGADTERLSGRLGRSESLRVSDRRRPSRGSLGAKGRGGGRSRSDVDMDPSSATAVLGPARRATPEPGDEGEPGRSGLELEPEEPPGWRELVPPGTLHSLPKSQVKRQEVINELLVTEAAHVRMLRVLYDLFYQPMADGGFFSLEELQNIFPSLDELIEVHSLFLDRLMKRRQDSGYLIEEIGDVLLAQFDGTEGSWFQKISSRFCSRQSFALEQLKAKQRKEPRFCAFVQEAESRPRCRRLQLKDMIPTEMQRLTKYPLLLQSIGQNTEEPAEREKVELAAECCREILHHVNQAVRDMEDLLRLKDYQRRLDLSHLRQSSDPMLSEFKNLDITKKKLVHEGPLTWRVTKDKAVEVHVLLLDDLLLLLQRQDERLLLKSHSRTLTPTPDGKTMLRPVLRLTSAMTREVATDHKAFYVIFTWDQEAQIYELVAQTVSERKNWCALITETAGSLKVPARTSRPKHRPSPSRPLCLPPAGPLCLPVSQP; encoded by the exons ATGGAGGCCGAAGACGTCGCCCGAGGGGCG GCCCCAGGGCCACCCCGGCCCGGCCTGGTGCCCGTCAGCATCATTGGGGCTGAGGACGAGGATTTTGAGAATGAGCTGAAGACG AACCCCGAGGAGCAAAACAACCAGTTCCAGAGCCTGGATCAGGTGAAGCGGCGCCCGGCCCACCTCATGGCCCTCCTGCAGCACGTGGCCATGCAGTTCGAGCCAGGACCCCTG CTCTGCTGCCTGCACGCGGACATGCTGGGCTCACTGGGCCCCAAGGAGGCCAAGAAGGCCTTCGGCGACTTCTGCCACAGCTTCCTGGATAAGTGTGCG ATTCTGCGGGTGTCGGTCCCTCCCACCGTGGCCTTTGAACTTG ACCGCACGCGGCCCGATCTCCTCTCCGAGGATGTCCAGCGGCAGTTCGTGCAGGAGGTGGTGCAGACCCAGCAGGCAGCCGTCAGCCGGCAGCTGGAGGACTTCCGCTCCAAGAAGCTCATGGGCATGACGCCCTGGGAGCAGGAGCTGATccagctgggggcctgggttgggCGGGACCGCGCCAGCTATGAGGCCCGGGAGCGGCACCTGGCCGAGCGGCAGCTGACCCACCTGGAGGAGATGCA ACACACCATCTCTAACGATGAGGAAAAGAG TGCTGCCGTGGTCAGCGCCATCACCCTGTACATGCGCCACCTCGGGGTGCGGACCAAGAGTGGGGACAAGAAGTCGGGGAGGAATTTCTTCCGGAAAAAG GTGATGGGGAACCGGCGGTCAGAAGAACCGACCAAGACCAAGAAAGGACTGAGCAGCTTCCTGGATGCCGCCCGCTGGAACCGGGGAGAGCCCCAGGGTGAGGTGCCCAGCCTCGGCCCTGCCCCGACTTCCCCATGCTGCCCCCACCTCATGGTCCCATCTCTCGTTTCAGCCCCAGACTTTCGACACCTCAAAGTTGAGGCTGATG GTGAGAAGCCAGGCCTTACAGAACGTAAGGGAGGTCTGGGGGTGCCCTCCCGGGACCGGAATGTCGGAGCCCCTGGGCAGGACACCCCCGGAGTTCCTCTGCACCCTCTGTCTGGGGACAGCCCTGACCGGGAACCAG GTGTTGATGCCCTCCCCGAGCTGGGGGACCCGCCCCCGCAGGGCCCGGCCAGCCTGGAGCCTGCAGCGCCCCTGGAGAGCACAGAGGAGGGTGCTGACACGGAGAG GCTGTCGGGGCGTCTGGGGCGCTCGGAGAGCCTGCGGGTGAGTGACCGCCGCCGGCCTTCCCGGGGCAGCCTCGGGGCTAAGGGCCGGGGTGGGGGCCGCTCCCGGAGCGACGTGGACATGGACCCCAGCTCCGCCACGGCCGTGCTTGGCCCTGCCCGACGAGCCAC CCCCGAGCCTGGAGATGAGGGGGAGCCGGGCCGATCGGGACTAGAGCTGGAGCCAGAAGAGCCCCCCGGCTGGCGGGAGCTCGTCCCCCCGGGCACCCTGCACAGCCTTCCCAAGAGCCAGGTGAAGCGGCAGGAGGTCATCAACG AGCTGCTGGTGACAGAGGCGGCCCACGTGCGCATGCTCCGGGTGCTATATGACCTCTTCTACCAGCCCATGGCGGATGGGGGATTCTTCTCCCTGGAGGAGCTACAGAACATCTTCCCCAGCCTGGACGAGCTCATCGAGGTGCATT CCCTGTTCCTTGATCGCCTGATGAAGCGGAGGCAGGACAGTGGCTACCTCATTGAGGAGATCGGAGATGTGCTGCTGGCCCAG TTTGATGGTACCGAGGGCTCCTGGTTCCAGAAAATCTCCTCCCGCTTCTGCAGCCGCCAGTCGTTCGCCTTAGAGCAGCTCAAAGCCAAACAGCGCAAGGAGCCTCGGTTCTGTGCCTTTGTGCAG GAGGCCGAGAGCCGCCCCCGGTGCCGCCGTCTGCAGCTGAAGGACATGATCCCCACGGAGATGCAGCGTCTGACCAAGTACCCGCTGCTCCTGCAGAGCATCGGGCAGAACACAG AAGAGCCTGCGGAACGGGAGAAAGTGGAGCTGGCGGCTGAGTGCTGCAGGGAAATTCTGCACCACGTCAACCAAGCCGTGCGCGATATGGAGGACCTGCTG cGGCTCAAGGATTATCAGCGGCGCCTGGATTTGTCCCACCTGCGGCAGAGCAGCGACCCCATGCTGAGCGAGTTCAAg AACCTGGACATCACCAAGAAGAAGCTGGTCCATGAGGGCCCGCTGACGTGGCGGGTGACTAAGGACAAGGCTGTGG AGGTCCACGTCCTGCTGCTGGACGACCTCCTGCTGCTGCTTCAGCGCCAGGATGAGCGGCTGCTGCTCAAGTCGCACAGCCGGACGCTGACGCCCACACCCGACGGCAAGACCATGCTGCGGCCGGTGCTGCGGCTCACCTCCGCCATGACCCGAGAGGTGGCCACTG ATCACAAAGCCTTCTATGTCATTTTTACCTGGGACCAGGAGGCCCAGATATACGAGCTGGTGGCCCAGACCGTGTCGGAGCGGAAGAA CTGGTGTGCCCTCATCACTGAGACCGCCGGATCCCTGAAGGTCCCTGCCCGCACCTCCCGACCCAAACACCGGCCCAGCCCCAGCAG GCCTCTCTGTCTTCCACCAGCCgggcctctctgtctccctgtctcccagccttga
- the CD79A gene encoding B-cell antigen receptor complex-associated protein alpha chain isoform X2 produces the protein MPGGPRALRTPRATIFLLLIFAAGLGPRCQALWVDWGPPSVTVSIGDEVRLLCTHNGSNPNVTWWRILQGNSTWPPMMELSSPGPKEPLPRPFLDMGEGTKNNIITAEGIILLICAVVPGTLLLFRKRWQNMKFGADVQDDYEDENLYEGLNLDDCSMYEDISRGLQGTYQDVGSLHIGDVQLEKP, from the exons ATGCCTGGGGGTCCCCGAGCCCTCCGAACCCCGCGTGCCACCATCTTTCTCCTCTTGATCTTCGCTGCTGGCCTGG GCCCaaggtgccaggccctgtgggtGGACTGGGGCCCACCATCGGTGACGGTGAGCATTGGGGACGAGGTCCGCCTCCTGTGCACGCACAATGGCAGCAACCCCAACGTCACGTGGTGGCGCATCCTCCAAGGCAACTCCACGTGGCCCCCTATGATGGAGCTCTCAAGCCCGGGCCCCAAGG AGCCACTCCCCAGGCCCTTCCTGGACATGGGGGAGGGCACCAAGAACAACATCATCACAGCCGAGGGCATCATCCTGCTGATCTGCGCCGTGGTGCCTGGGACGCTGCTGCTCTTCAGG AAACGGTGGCAGAACATGAAATTCGGGGCAGATGTCCAGGATGACTACGAAGATGAAAATCTTTATGAG GGCCTGAACCTCGATGACTGCTCCATGTACGAGGACATCTCCCGGGGCCTCCAGGGCACCTACCAGGATGTGGGCAGCCTCCACATCGGAGACGTTCAGCTGGAGAAGCCGTGA
- the CD79A gene encoding B-cell antigen receptor complex-associated protein alpha chain isoform X1, protein MPGGPRALRTPRATIFLLLIFAAGLGPRCQALWVDWGPPSVTVSIGDEVRLLCTHNGSNPNVTWWRILQGNSTWPPMMELSSPGPKGELIIQQVNKSHRGMYRCEVKEGQKVQRSCGTYLRVREPLPRPFLDMGEGTKNNIITAEGIILLICAVVPGTLLLFRKRWQNMKFGADVQDDYEDENLYEGLNLDDCSMYEDISRGLQGTYQDVGSLHIGDVQLEKP, encoded by the exons ATGCCTGGGGGTCCCCGAGCCCTCCGAACCCCGCGTGCCACCATCTTTCTCCTCTTGATCTTCGCTGCTGGCCTGG GCCCaaggtgccaggccctgtgggtGGACTGGGGCCCACCATCGGTGACGGTGAGCATTGGGGACGAGGTCCGCCTCCTGTGCACGCACAATGGCAGCAACCCCAACGTCACGTGGTGGCGCATCCTCCAAGGCAACTCCACGTGGCCCCCTATGATGGAGCTCTCAAGCCCGGGCCCCAAGGGCGAGCTGATCATCCAGCAGGTGAACAAGAGCCACAGGGGCATGTACCGGTGCGAAGTCAAGGAAGGCCAGAAGGTCCAGCGCTCCTGTGGGACCTACCTCCGCGTGCGTG AGCCACTCCCCAGGCCCTTCCTGGACATGGGGGAGGGCACCAAGAACAACATCATCACAGCCGAGGGCATCATCCTGCTGATCTGCGCCGTGGTGCCTGGGACGCTGCTGCTCTTCAGG AAACGGTGGCAGAACATGAAATTCGGGGCAGATGTCCAGGATGACTACGAAGATGAAAATCTTTATGAG GGCCTGAACCTCGATGACTGCTCCATGTACGAGGACATCTCCCGGGGCCTCCAGGGCACCTACCAGGATGTGGGCAGCCTCCACATCGGAGACGTTCAGCTGGAGAAGCCGTGA
- the RPS19 gene encoding small ribosomal subunit protein eS19 translates to MPGVTVKDVNQQEFVRALAAFLKKSGKLKVPEWVDTVKLAKHKELAPYDENWFYTRAASTARHLYLRGGAGVGSMTKIYGGRQRNGVMPSHFSRGSKSVARRVLQALEGLKMVEKDQDGGRKLTPQGQRDLDRIAGQVAAANKKH, encoded by the exons ATGCCTGGAGTTACTGTAAAGGACGTGAACCAGCAGGAGTTCGTCAGAGCTCTGGCAGCCTTCCTCAAAAA GTCCGGGAAGCTGAAAGTCCCTGAATGGGTGGACACTGTCAAGCTGGCCAAGCATAAAGAGCTCGCTCCCTACGATGAGAATTGGTTCTACACACGAGCTG CTTCCACAGCACGGCACCTGTACCTCCGGGGCGGCGCTGGGGTTGGTTCCATGACCAAGATCTATGGGGGGCGTCAGAGAAATGGTGTCATGCCCAGCCACTTCAGCAGAGGCTCCAAGAGCGTGGCCCGTCGGGTCCTCCAAGCCCTGGAGGGGCTGAAAATGGTGGAAAAGGACCAAGACGG GGGCCGCAAACTAACACCTCAGGGACAGAGAGATCTGGACAGAATCGCTGGACAG GTGGCAGCTGCCAACAAGAAGCATTAG